From the genome of Dehalobacter sp.:
ACTACCACGCAAAATACGGTGGCAGCCTTAGCCGAAATGGGAAAGAAAATTATGATTGTCGGCTGCGATCCCAAAGCGGACTCGACAAGACTCATCTTAAATATTAAAGCGCAGACCACCGTTATGGATATGGCCAGAGACAAGGGATCGGTTGAAGACATTGAACTTGATGATATTCTCTATAGGGGATACGGAGATGTACGCTGCGCTGAATCCGGCGGCCCTGAACCTGGCGTCGGCTGTGCAGGACGCGGTGTTATCACGGCGATTAATTTTCTTGAAGAGAATGGAGCCTATACACCTGAGTTGGATTACGTTTTTTATGACGTTTTGGGCGACGTTGTTTGCGGCGGATTTGCGATGCCGATCAGGGAAAATAAGGCCCAGGAAATCTACATTGTTTGTTCCGGCGAGATGATGGCGATGTACGCGGCCAATAACATTTCCAAAGGGATTTTGAAATATGCCACTTCCGGCGGCGTCCGCTTGGGAGGACTCATCTGTAACAGCCGTAACACCGACAAGGAATATGAACTGATTGATGCCTTAGCAAAACGCCTGGGTACGCAACTGATTCATTTTGTTCCGCGGGATAATGAGGTTCAGAGGGCGGAGCTTCGCCGCCAAACAGTCATCCAATATAACGATAAGCATCCGCAGGCAGATGAATACAGGGCTTTAGCCAAAAAAATCGACGAGAACAAGAATCTGGTAGTCCCGACGCCTTTGACGATGGATGAATTGGAAGAGCTGCTCATGGAGTTTGGAATTATCGAAGACGAAGAAACAGCGGCAGCAAAACTGGGATAAGGCCGTAGCCGGAGTTGGAGAAGCATCTGATTTGAACGACAGAATGATGAGAATAAGGATGAAATCATCAGGAAGATGAAGGCAGATGAATAAACGTTATCAATTAATTAAGATAAAGCGGAGGTGATCGCGGTGGGAGAAAGACCAAACGCTGCTATGCTCGAAGAAGTTTTAGCGGTATATCCTGAAAAGGCGCAAAAGCTTAGAGCCAAACACATTGCTATCAAAGAAGAAGGATGTTCCTGCGCTATCAAGTCCAATGTCAAATGCATTCCGGGGCTGATGACAGCCCGCGGCTGTGCTTATGCCGGGGCTAAAGGCGTTGTATGGGGACCGATCAGAGACATGATTCATATTTCCCACGGCCCGATCGGCTGCGGTTATTATTCCTGGGGGATGCGGCGCAACCTGACGCAAGGGGTTGTCGGGGTGGAAACTTTTTCGCCGATGATGTTTTCCTCGGACTTTTCTGAAAGCAACATCGTTTATGGCGGGGACAAAAAGTTGGCCCAAGTCATGAAAGAGGCCAAAGAATTATTTCCGACAGTTCAGGGTATTTCCATCTGTTCTGAATGTCCTGTCGGTCTCATCGGCGACGATATTGAAAGCGTTGCCAAGAAATCAGCCAAAGAGTTGGATCTGCCGATTGTTCCGGTCCGCTGCGAGGGTTTCCGCGGCATCAGTCAGTCTCTGGGCCACCATATTGCCAACGATGCCGTCAGGGATTACTTGCTCGGCAAGCGGGAACGTCCCGAGGAAGTCGGCCCTTATGATGTTTCCCTAATCGGCGACTATAATATTGGCGGTGATGCCTGGGCATCCAAGAAAATTCTCGAGGAAATGGGGCTTACCGTTAAGAATGTCTGGACGGGCGACGGTACGACGGAAGGCATGATGGCTGCGCATCAAGTAAAGTTGAATCTTATACACTGTTACCGCAGTATGAACTATATCTGCCGCCATATGGAAGAAACGTATGGGATACCCTGGATAGAATTCAATTTCTTCGGACCGACCAAAATTGCCGAATCCATCCGGGAAATTGCGGCGATGTTTGATGAGACAATCCAGAAAAAAGGAGAAGAGGTCATCGCCAAGTATCAGCCGATGATGCAGAAGGTCATTGATACGTACCGGCCGCGCCTGGAAGGCAAAAAGGTTATGTTGTATGTCGGAGGGCTGCGCCCCCGCCACACCATCGGCGCCTACGAAGACCTGGGAATGGAAGTCGTCGGCACAGGCTATGAATTTGCCCATAAGGACGACTATGACCGCACTTTCCCGGAGATGACCAATGAAACCGTGATCTACGATGATGCGACAGAACATGAACTGGATGAGTTCGTCAGGAGAATACGACCGGATCTGGTTGGTTCCGGTATTAAAGAAAAATATGTTTTTGAAAAAATGGGTGTACCGTTCCGTCAAATGCATTCCTGGGACTATTCAGGACCTTACCATGGTTATGATGGATTCCCGATCTTTGCACGTGATATGGATATGGCTGTGAACAGTCCGACCCGGTCCTTAACCAAAGCACCGTGGAACAAAGCGAAGGAGGTGTAAAAAATGAGCAAAGCTGAATCATGCCCAACAAGTAACTGTGCAACCACTTGCACGACATCATGTGCCCCCGCGGGAGATACTCAGGCCGTATTAGATTGGATGGCAACTGAAGAATACAAGGAAAAGAACTTTGCCAGGGAGGCTTTGGTCATTAACCCGGCGCGGACCTGCCAGCCATACGGCGCGATGCTCTGCGCGTTAGGAATTGAGGGGTGTCTGCCTTTTTTACACGGGTCGCAGGGATGCGCGGCATACTTCCGCTCTGCCTTGACGCGTCATGTCAGAGAACCGATTGCGATGGTCTCGGATTCAATGACGGAAGATGCCGCGGTATTCGGGGGTCAGGCAAACCTAATTGAAGGACTCAAAAATGCCTACGCCACTTATAAACCCTCCATCATTGGCATGTTTTCAAGTTGTATGGCGGAGGTTATCGGGGATGATATGAAATCCTTTATCATCAATGCCAGAACGCAGGGAGCGGTCCCGGAAGATTTTCCGATCGCTTATGCCAATACGCCCAGCTTTGTCGGTTCCCATATCACCGGATATGACAATATGCTGAAAGGTTTGCTCAATTCCCTGGCGGATACCCGCAATGGTAAATGGACCAATGGACGGCTCTACGTGGTCCCCGGTTTTGACCTTTACGCCGGGAATTTAAGAGAATACAAGCGGATGATTAAAGCCATGGGAATCTATATGACCATGCTGCCGGATCCGACTGAAACATTGGATTCACCCAATACCGGAGAATACAATATGTACCAGCCCGGCACGACCATGGCAGAACTTGCTGATGCGCTGAATGCCTCAGGTTTCTTATTCCTGCAAAAATATTCAACGACAGGGACGCAAAAGTTTGTGAAAAACGTCCAGAAGATTGCGACGGAGACCGTTACCATGCCGATTGGTGTACAGAACACCGATGCTTTCCTGATGACGCTGCAGCAGATGACCGGGAAAGCCATTCCGGCTGAACTGGAGGCGGAACGGGGACGGGCGGTTGACGCGGCCGTCGATGCGCATCAGTATATTCACGGCAAAAGATTTGCACTTTATGGGGACCCGGATCTGTTGCTTGGACTTGTCGGCTTCTTGATGGAAATTGGCGGAATGCCGGTTCATATTGTTTGCAGCAACGGCAATGACGCGTTTACCAAAGAAATGGAGGCCCTGCTGGCAACCAGCCAGTACGGCGCGGAAGGGAAAGTATACAGCGGCAAAGACCTTTGGCATATGCGTTCCTTATTGCTGACCGATCCGGTCGATATGCTGATCGGGGATACGCATGGCAAACAAATCGCCAAAGATGCCAAGGTGCCGTTGGCCCGTATCGGCTACTTCATGACGGACCGCGTTCACCTGCACCGCCAGCCGATCGTTGGCTACCAGGGAGCCATTAATCTGATTACCATGCTCGCTAACATATTTATTGATGAATATGACCGCAATTGTCCAAGTGAGCGCTTTGAAATGCTGAGATAAGGCCAGATAATTTAATGAGGGTTAGGGGTAGGGCACAACGCATTGGGGAAATGCCCTTTACCCCTCAATTGGAAGGAGGCGGGGAAATGTTTGTTGCTTTTGCGACGACGGGAGAAGAGAAAATTAATGCCCATTTTGGGATGGCAACAGATTTTGCTGTTTATGATATAGGCTCGGAAAGCTGTGAATTCAGTAAAATGCTCCATCTCCCGGAACAAGCGCAGGAAGATGATAAAGTTGAAATCCGGGCACAACTGCTGAAAGAATGTATCGTTGTCTATTGCACGCATATTGGAGGTCCGGCAGCAGCCCGTCTGGTTCAAAGCGGTATTCAGCCGCTGAAAGCACCGGAGGGAACACCGATTGCCCAGGAGCTGCAGCGTTTGCAGACAATGCTGAAAGAAACCCCTCCGCCCTGGCTGCGCAAACGTCTGATGGAAGAAATGAATCATAAGGAGGAATCATGCCAATGCCCTTTTACCAGGGATTAAACTATGGCGGTTCGGAATGGACGCCTCAATTTATTAAGGAAATCGATCAGGAGTTGTGTATCGGCTGTGGGCGTTGTGTCAAAGTATGTTCCCAGGCAGCATTGGGTTTTGGTAACCTGAATGATGATGAGGATGCTGACAGAATGCAGTCCAAAATTGATCAGAAAGAAAACTGTATCGGCTGTATGGCCTGCGGCAAGACCTGCGTCAAAAGAGCGATCAGCTTTGAGGCAAAAGCGATTTAGTTCTGTAAATTGAATATAACAAAAATATAAAAGTCATAAAAAATAAAAAAGCTGAGGCGAAAGAGATGGAGAGCAGGTCAAATCTGGCGATTGAAGAGAGAAAAGACTCTATTCAAACAAAGGGAGAACAAACACAACCATTTAAATGCAATACTGACAGTGTGGCAGGTTGTGTCAGCCAACGGGCATGTGTCTATTGCGGGGCCAGGGTTGTCCTTAATCCCATCACAGATGCAATTCACCTGGTGCATGGACCCATTGGTTGT
Proteins encoded in this window:
- the nifH gene encoding nitrogenase iron protein translates to MRQIAIYGKGGIGKSTTTQNTVAALAEMGKKIMIVGCDPKADSTRLILNIKAQTTVMDMARDKGSVEDIELDDILYRGYGDVRCAESGGPEPGVGCAGRGVITAINFLEENGAYTPELDYVFYDVLGDVVCGGFAMPIRENKAQEIYIVCSGEMMAMYAANNISKGILKYATSGGVRLGGLICNSRNTDKEYELIDALAKRLGTQLIHFVPRDNEVQRAELRRQTVIQYNDKHPQADEYRALAKKIDENKNLVVPTPLTMDELEELLMEFGIIEDEETAAAKLG
- a CDS encoding 4Fe-4S binding protein, with translation MPMPFYQGLNYGGSEWTPQFIKEIDQELCIGCGRCVKVCSQAALGFGNLNDDEDADRMQSKIDQKENCIGCMACGKTCVKRAISFEAKAI
- the nifD gene encoding nitrogenase molybdenum-iron protein alpha chain — its product is MLEEVLAVYPEKAQKLRAKHIAIKEEGCSCAIKSNVKCIPGLMTARGCAYAGAKGVVWGPIRDMIHISHGPIGCGYYSWGMRRNLTQGVVGVETFSPMMFSSDFSESNIVYGGDKKLAQVMKEAKELFPTVQGISICSECPVGLIGDDIESVAKKSAKELDLPIVPVRCEGFRGISQSLGHHIANDAVRDYLLGKRERPEEVGPYDVSLIGDYNIGGDAWASKKILEEMGLTVKNVWTGDGTTEGMMAAHQVKLNLIHCYRSMNYICRHMEETYGIPWIEFNFFGPTKIAESIREIAAMFDETIQKKGEEVIAKYQPMMQKVIDTYRPRLEGKKVMLYVGGLRPRHTIGAYEDLGMEVVGTGYEFAHKDDYDRTFPEMTNETVIYDDATEHELDEFVRRIRPDLVGSGIKEKYVFEKMGVPFRQMHSWDYSGPYHGYDGFPIFARDMDMAVNSPTRSLTKAPWNKAKEV
- the nifX gene encoding nitrogen fixation protein NifX, which encodes MFVAFATTGEEKINAHFGMATDFAVYDIGSESCEFSKMLHLPEQAQEDDKVEIRAQLLKECIVVYCTHIGGPAAARLVQSGIQPLKAPEGTPIAQELQRLQTMLKETPPPWLRKRLMEEMNHKEESCQCPFTRD
- the nifK gene encoding nitrogenase molybdenum-iron protein subunit beta, with the translated sequence MSKAESCPTSNCATTCTTSCAPAGDTQAVLDWMATEEYKEKNFAREALVINPARTCQPYGAMLCALGIEGCLPFLHGSQGCAAYFRSALTRHVREPIAMVSDSMTEDAAVFGGQANLIEGLKNAYATYKPSIIGMFSSCMAEVIGDDMKSFIINARTQGAVPEDFPIAYANTPSFVGSHITGYDNMLKGLLNSLADTRNGKWTNGRLYVVPGFDLYAGNLREYKRMIKAMGIYMTMLPDPTETLDSPNTGEYNMYQPGTTMAELADALNASGFLFLQKYSTTGTQKFVKNVQKIATETVTMPIGVQNTDAFLMTLQQMTGKAIPAELEAERGRAVDAAVDAHQYIHGKRFALYGDPDLLLGLVGFLMEIGGMPVHIVCSNGNDAFTKEMEALLATSQYGAEGKVYSGKDLWHMRSLLLTDPVDMLIGDTHGKQIAKDAKVPLARIGYFMTDRVHLHRQPIVGYQGAINLITMLANIFIDEYDRNCPSERFEMLR